The region GGGAAACTGTTGAGTGGTGGCCAGAGACAAAGAATAGGAATTGCTCGTGCTCTTTACAGACAAAGTGATCTGTTGGTTCTTGATGAGCCTACAAGTGCGCTTGACATGGAGTCTGAGTACAATTTATTGAAGACTTTAAATGAAATAAAAAAAGATACCATTATCCTTATAATATCTCATCGTCCCGCATCTATACGGCTTTCAGATTATGTCGTTTTGATGAGTGAAGGGAAGGTTGAGGCTTTTGGAAGCTATCAGAATCTCATTAGCGACAATAAAAGCTTCAAAAAGCTCATGGAGTCTGAAACCGATACAGTTAGTTCGTGAGATAAATAGCTATGAAATTCATTGCCTACCGTTGAGGCTTCTTATAAGGAGTCTATAATAAATGAGTGAACCATTAGTTTCAGTAATAATACCGGTTTATAACAGGCAGAAAACTATAGCCAGGGCAATAGATTCCGTATTGAATCAATCATACAAAAATACTGAAATTATCGTCGTAGATGACGGCTCAATCGATTTGACAGAAGAGGTTGTAAAGAATTTATACAGAAACATACTTTATATAAAGAAAAATAACGGAGGTCCCGCTTCGGCTAGAAATATAGGTCTAAAAAATGCATCAGGAGATTACATTGCATATCTTGATAGTGATGATACTTGGCCTAAAGATAAGCTATTAACTTATATTGAGACGGCGAAAAAGTTCAGAGGGAAAAATTTTCTAATTTTTTCTGATCACTACAGGATCGATAAGAGTAAAAAGATAAGTAAACACTCTGAATACTACTCGAATATACATGATTATATATATGATCGGATGACACCACTCTCAAACCCTTTGGAAAAACTTAATCTAATATTAGAACCATATACTTTCTACCCTTCAACATTTATGCTCTCGAAAGAGGCGCATAAAAAATTAAAATGGAGAACAACTCCAAAATTCAACGAAGATCTATTCTTTGTGCTTGATGCCTCAAGAGTTTGCGATTTTATTTATATTGATCGACCACTGATGAATTACTATTGCACGGAAGATAGCATTAGTGACTCTATTGGAGAGTCTTCTACAGGGTGGAGTGAACTTGAGTTTGAAATACTCAATACTTTTCGAAAAGAGTACATGCTAGAAGTTGAAGAAGAGAAAATCATTATAGAAAAACTGTATAAGTTGAAGCGCAGCTTGTTTATGGCAAATCTTTTTTCATTAAAGCCTGTAAGCGCTATAAAGTACGGGTTTTATCTAATAATAAATAGAGTTACCTACAAGAGGTTCCTCTATAAATTCATAAAATGATTGATTGGTCTAATAAAGATAATCAAGGTTTTATTTTTCTGTAAACGTACTCAATAAATGACAAGCAAAATCTATCTGCTGTCCATCTGAAAATAGAGAAGTTCTTGCTTAGAAAGAAAAGCGTACTAGATGAGGCAACCTCACAATCAGATTTTATCTGAGTTAATCTAGCTCCGTATCTATGTCCACTAGGTCCGGCGTAATGAATGAAGTAGCTCTTGAATCTATTGTGTGTATCCTTAAGAACGCGAGTTCTATTAAATTTGTAACCTAAATCAATAAAATCATAATTTTCATGGTTTACTAAGTAGTTTAAAATTGGTTGATCTGACATGATGTGATCATTGTTCTCCTCACAAGAAATCCATTTCCTCAGGATTGGATTCTCTGGATTGAACATATCTTTATGCTTCCTATCAAAAATCATAACGCCGGAGTTGAAGTAAGGACGAGTCCAATCTACAGCCCCCAGTACGCGCTGAGTAATTAACTTGTGAGCCTTCGACATTGAGTATTTTTCTTCGTTTGCAGCAGCAAATACTCCTGGGGGGCATAATTCAAATAAGTTGGGAGCGTTTGGGCATACAACGACATCTGTATCAATAAATAATACCTTGTCAAAAGTTCCATCTAAATAATCAAATACCTGAAACTTTTCGTAGGTAACCAGACCTAGATCCTTGTCAAGTTTTCTTTGATCTAGCACAATAAACTCGGCATTGCATTTTTCAGCGTATCGTTTCATCAGGGGGTGGGTGAACTTCCCCATCTCCTCAAATGATTTTCCTATGGCGAGAGTAATTACGACGTACTTAGCAGTCATTAGATGGTGTCCTACCAGTTTAACGCGATAGATAAAAAACGTAATTGAAAGTAGGCCTAACCCAACAAATCTATGTTGCCTTGTTATTGTTGAAGTCAGGGCTCCAGTCCATCACTTTTTCAAAAGCCTTGGTAAATCTTAACAGCATGGCACTTTCTGAGAAGTCGGTTTCCACTTTACTTCTTGCCGAACAGCCCATTTTAATTCTAAGATTCTTTGATAATATTAGTTTCTTAAGTGCTGATGCAGCCTCATCAATACACCCTTCGCGATAAATTAATGCGAACTCATTGTGGACAAGTGCGGAGCTGACGGAAGGGTTGTCGGAGGAAACTATTGGTATGGAGGCTCTCATATACTCAAGAATAGCAATCGACATAGCTTCCCCCTTAGAAGGATGAAATGCTATATCGCATTGGAGAAGACGCTCTGCTATGTTGTCTACGGACCCTTGAAGGTGAACATAATCCGATACATTCAACTTATCGGCCAACTTCCTGAACTCTATTAAATCCGGGCCGTCCCCATACAAAACATACCGAATATCTCGAACCCCCTCGTGATGAACGAGTTTAGATATTGTGCGAATCGCAAAATCAATCCCTTTGTAATAAGTTGCTCTTGCGACAGTTACAATGACAACTATGTTGTTGTTCTTCGGTGAATCAATAAATCTTTGGTCAAGAGAGATTCCGTTTGTGACACAGTGAACTTTCCTTTCGGGAACGCAATTGACTAATTTTAGTCGATCTTCAATATAAGGACTAACTGCAAAGCATGCGGTACATGATATAAAAGGTAGAGTATTTAACAATCTTTTAAGAGAGGCTTTTAAGTATCCGGGCCTGCTTCTAACACCGGGAGTGTGGTCATGAACAATAATTTTACTTACTCCTGCCAAGCGAAAAAGCATATATCTCAGCGAGTAAGTAGGGAAATCTGTTAAGTAAACAACTTTAATTGAGTTTCGTTTCAAAAAAGATATTTGACGAATTAGGTCAAGTATTGACCGAGATGTAAAGTCCAATTGGTTTATCTGAATACCTTCTTTCTTCAGGCATTCTGGAATTGTCGATACACTAGGAAAGCAAATATGCGTTTCATAATTATGGGCTTTGGCGTTTCGAGAAAGCTCACACCATAGTCGCTCCATAAGCCGCCAGGCGTAGCCTACATTCGAGTCAAAGTTTCCTACGGCCAGTAGGCCTGATTTACTAGACATAACTATCCTTGAACCCTGGAAATAAGTTTTTGGGACAGCCGTTTCCAGTTTTCTGGGTACTTAAAAGAGTGCAATAGACTTTTGATCCCCTCCGACTTTAAACCTTGGCTTAAATACGATCTTCCATCAGAGAAGTACTTTTGCGAAATATAATGATTGCATAGCGAGCGTTTTGTCTTAGGGGAGTAGAGATCTCTATAAAGTTTCATGCTGGCTAAATTGATCTTGTTCTTGGTTAAAAAATCAGCTGATTTATTAGAGCCATGTACTCGAACAGTGGCCAAACTTTGGTGTAAATAAGTAAATGAATAACGACTAGATATTTTCAAAACTAAATTAAAATCTTCCGATTTCAGTATGCCTGGATCCCATCGGTAGTGATCATGAACATCCCGCCGTACCGCAAAAGTCGAGGGGTATAGCGGGTAGCCCCGGAACAGTAATTCTAAAAGATGGTCACCAGAAATCTCAAAATGATCCCCCCCTAAAGGATTGGCCAAATCAAGAATGTAGGGAAACATATCAGTATTAGAGACTTTGTAAGGTTGACTGAGCGAAATATCATGTTTATGAAAATCTGAAAATATAAAGGCTGGGCTCTGCCGGCTGTCAATGAGCAATTTGTAAGTGGATAGTTTGTTCTTTGGCCATAGATCATCACTATCCAAGTAGCAAATGTATTGTCCACTTGATAGTGAAATTCCCGCGTTACGTGCAGATGCGACCCCGCCATTGATTTGTCGGTGATAGTGCAGCTTATTCGAAAGTGAAGTCATTATATCGGCTGTGTTGTCGCTGGATCCATCGTCCACGACAATTAATTCGAAGTCAGAGAAATCCTGATTGAGAACAGACTGCACTGCATCGCGAGCCATTTCCGAACGGTTATAGGTAGGAACTACTACGGAAAAAAACGGCATTCTCCCTGCCTCGCTAAAAGTAGTGAAAGTGTTGAAAAACGATGTGAAAGCTTGGTTTCTGTTACTTGGATCGTGAGCTAGTAATTAGCTGTCATAATACCTCAAGTTATAAGTGGGTAAAAGGGCGTCATGGCGTCAATTGGCGCTTTATTCCGCCTCCGATAAGTCATTATCCATATATCGAATTGATCTTAATGTGGTAGTTTTTTATAAATTAAAGCGCAGTGTAGTCTTAATTGTGCTGCCTGAATCACAGTTTGTTGGCCACATGTGAACTGGAGCAGATTTAATTTATTCGGCATATAAAATAACGATATTGCTTGTATGCTCATTGCTCTATCAAGGGAATGCACTGAGGGGATAGAATATTACGAGTTCATACCTAGGGCTCCAGTAGGATATTGGTACACGGTATGGGTCTCTACATCGATATTAGCAGGGACACCATTTTTATATGAGGTATTTAGTAGTGAAAAAATTGATATCCGGTCTGGTTGCGACCTTTTTTGCATTATCTGCAGTTTCCGCTAGCGCGTGGACGATACATGCTGACTTTGACCAAGGTGAAATTGGTGATCAAGCGGACGGCGGCGGAGATGGCTTTCATGGGGCAGGAGGTCTTAGTACTTATTCTAGTGATCAAAAGCTTAAGAATAGTAGTGCCCGAATAGCAATCAGGGAGGGGACCACTGGATATGGAAGCTGGGGTGGAGAATTCCGCTTCCCTGAAAAGGCGTATAAAGGAGAAACAATCTGGTTTTCAGTGCACACTTACATGCCTGAAGATTTTGATCATCACGCCTATGGGGAAGGTAACCGATTGAAGTTCCTTCGTATCCAAACGCTTAGCTCTTCCGGATCGAACCATGGGTATAATGACCTGTATTTTGATCAAAAAGGGTCGGAGTATCCCTTCAAGTGGATATACGAAGGTGCGTCCCAATGGGTGAATGTTGGTTCGGATAAAGATCGACCAAAAAAGGAAAGTTGGGAGAGTTATGAGATGGCTGTAACCTTAGACACCGTGCCGGTATCAGAGGGTGGTCAGGCAAAAATTAGAATTTGGAAAAATGGTTCTCTTCTTAAGGAAATTTTGGATAAAACAACGTTACGAGATGATCAAGGTTACAGCAATCGGGCTCTTTTATTTACGTATTGGAATGGTGGTGCCCCAAAAGATCAACATATGTATGTTGATGAAGTTGTTATTACCAACGAGCAGCCAAGCAATACCGACGATAATGGAAACCACTATGTAGGAAGCTTGATAAAGAAACGTCCTCTGATGAACTAGTAGGCTTCTTATTATGAGCGTCATATCAATAAGGATGTTACATATGGCGCTTTTGTTGTACTCGCACAAATGATAACGTAAAGCTTATCTGTGTCTTTTAACAGAAAAAGAAGTACACCTTGCGAAGCAGTAGATGCAGTGAAGATAAAATAATGAAAAATAATCACTTATAGAGCTAATGCTGAATCGCTTGTGAACTGCGTAAAGGTTCAGTGTGACAAATAAAGAAATAGCTACTAGTCCATAGTAATATTGACCGACCAAAAGAAGTATAAAGCTTGTTAAGAGTAATATGGTAAGAATACAGGAAAATACGGCAACTTTAGATTTGATAAACATACCAAATGATGCTAGGTCACCAGATCCGTGCCAACGCTCTCTTTTTAAAAATTGAATAATTGTTTTTGGGTAGCCTTCATGGTGAGCCTTAAAGCATCGGTTAATGTTAATCGATATTCCTGACTGAGTTGCTCTTCTGCAAAAATCCACGTCCTCGCCTGTGGCTAGATTTTCGTTGAACCCATTAATTTTATTAATAACAAATTTGGTTGTTATTAGGTTTCCAGAGTTTATGTAACTTGTGTTCTTCGATTTCATTTTTCCGAACCACGACCTCTCTAACCAGCCAGGCTTTTCTGATAAAGAATATCGGCATCCGGTAATCTGGTAGGGATTCGACTGGAGGTCATTAATATTATTAAAAAACGCTTCAGACCATTCATCTGTTATTAGAACGTCAGCATCAATGAATGCGATTACTTCATGACTTGATGAGTTAAAACCTATATTTCTCGCTTTTGATATTGTGGATTTATCTTTCAGGTTAATTAGTTTTACAGAGCCGAAAGAAGAGGCTATGGACTCTGTTTTATCCGAACTGGCATTGTTAACCACAATAACTTCAAGATTTATCGTGTTTTTGAAAACATCGAAAATTCGGCTTAATGTTGCCGCTAGAAATAGTTCTTCATTGTGCGCTGGTATTATGATAGATAGTCCCATGATTCGGCTTCTTATCCGGTCACGCTTGAATTGGTAAATTGGTGCTTATGCACTTCTTTTTCATGATTAACAGAGTTATACAAAGATTGAGCAAGCATCAAAAATAGATAAAGGTACGGATAAAAAGCTACCGACATAAAAGTTGATCCTATAATGTATCCTATAAAAGCGATATTAAGACCCGTGCAGTACCCATGTACCCATTTGTGACGTGAAATGGTGGATCCATTATCTATCAGTTTTCTGGTTTTTGATGTTAATCGAAAAAATATAAAGATCAATAGTAAGTAGATCGAGAGCCCTATATAACCCATCTCGCTGCCTACTTGTATGTAGCTGTTGTGAGCGACTTCGCGACGATATCTAAAGTTTTCAAAGTTTACAGAGTGTACGTATTTGTCTTCGAAGTAGGAAGGAAATGCATAATAGCCAACACCAAATAATTTGTGGTCATGCATCATTTCCAAACCTTTTTCCCAGTAAATAAGTCTGGATTCAGATGTTGCGTCATCCCCCATAGTGGAGAATCGTTCCTTCTGTTCTTCTGGGAGTAAAGTGAACCCCGCCCAGCAAACAATTCCGAAGAGCACCATGTTTCTGAATCTTAGCTTACCAATCATGATCGCTAATAAAACTGCCACGACGGCCATAGCTAACTGGCTTCCCCGAGAGCTGGCGGCCAATACGGTCATCACGGCGGTGATGGGGACGATATAATAATACTTACTTATTGACTTGTTCGCAGCGATGTAAGAGAAACTCATGGCAGCAAAAATGACCATCAGTAATGACAATTCTCCAGAGTTTTGAAAAAATCCCCTTGGCCCCGAAATTCCCCACGAGGTAAAGCTGAAGCCTCTCATTACCCATGTTTTTGCGCCAAAAAGAGACATTTTAAATAAAAAAAGAAAAAGAAGGATGGTCAATAACTTATACTGCTCAAGATTCCTGACGGCCCCTGTAAAGAAAATTACAACAACAAACCAGGATACGATGTAGTCAATTCGATTAAAAGAGGCGGTCGGATCATAAGAAAGAAAGCTGGAAATATAGGCGGCTCCGACAAAGCACAGCAGTACGAAATGCATCATCTGGAACTTCAACTGACCTTTCACAATTACATAGAATAGTCCGAGAAGAATGGTCAGTTGTGTCCATGGGAGTATGTCGATAAAGGGGTAGATAACGTGCGGTCTAACGTATTCTAATAAAAGGTAAAGGGCTGCGGCATAAAAGCCGAAGTCCTGACCCTTCA is a window of Marinimicrobium sp. C6131 DNA encoding:
- a CDS encoding glycosyltransferase codes for the protein MGLSIIIPAHNEELFLAATLSRIFDVFKNTINLEVIVVNNASSDKTESIASSFGSVKLINLKDKSTISKARNIGFNSSSHEVIAFIDADVLITDEWSEAFFNNINDLQSNPYQITGCRYSLSEKPGWLERSWFGKMKSKNTSYINSGNLITTKFVINKINGFNENLATGEDVDFCRRATQSGISININRCFKAHHEGYPKTIIQFLKRERWHGSGDLASFGMFIKSKVAVFSCILTILLLTSFILLLVGQYYYGLVAISLFVTLNLYAVHKRFSISSISDYFSLFYLHCIYCFARCTSFSVKRHR
- a CDS encoding O-antigen ligase family protein codes for the protein MQLIQDTKNVLRSMKGQDFGFYAAALYLLLEYVRPHVIYPFIDILPWTQLTILLGLFYVIVKGQLKFQMMHFVLLCFVGAAYISSFLSYDPTASFNRIDYIVSWFVVVIFFTGAVRNLEQYKLLTILLFLFLFKMSLFGAKTWVMRGFSFTSWGISGPRGFFQNSGELSLLMVIFAAMSFSYIAANKSISKYYYIVPITAVMTVLAASSRGSQLAMAVVAVLLAIMIGKLRFRNMVLFGIVCWAGFTLLPEEQKERFSTMGDDATSESRLIYWEKGLEMMHDHKLFGVGYYAFPSYFEDKYVHSVNFENFRYRREVAHNSYIQVGSEMGYIGLSIYLLLIFIFFRLTSKTRKLIDNGSTISRHKWVHGYCTGLNIAFIGYIIGSTFMSVAFYPYLYLFLMLAQSLYNSVNHEKEVHKHQFTNSSVTG
- a CDS encoding glycosyltransferase, translated to MTAKYVVITLAIGKSFEEMGKFTHPLMKRYAEKCNAEFIVLDQRKLDKDLGLVTYEKFQVFDYLDGTFDKVLFIDTDVVVCPNAPNLFELCPPGVFAAANEEKYSMSKAHKLITQRVLGAVDWTRPYFNSGVMIFDRKHKDMFNPENPILRKWISCEENNDHIMSDQPILNYLVNHENYDFIDLGYKFNRTRVLKDTHNRFKSYFIHYAGPSGHRYGARLTQIKSDCEVASSSTLFFLSKNFSIFRWTADRFCLSFIEYVYRKIKP
- a CDS encoding glycosyltransferase family 4 protein is translated as MSSKSGLLAVGNFDSNVGYAWRLMERLWCELSRNAKAHNYETHICFPSVSTIPECLKKEGIQINQLDFTSRSILDLIRQISFLKRNSIKVVYLTDFPTYSLRYMLFRLAGVSKIIVHDHTPGVRSRPGYLKASLKRLLNTLPFISCTACFAVSPYIEDRLKLVNCVPERKVHCVTNGISLDQRFIDSPKNNNIVVIVTVARATYYKGIDFAIRTISKLVHHEGVRDIRYVLYGDGPDLIEFRKLADKLNVSDYVHLQGSVDNIAERLLQCDIAFHPSKGEAMSIAILEYMRASIPIVSSDNPSVSSALVHNEFALIYREGCIDEAASALKKLILSKNLRIKMGCSARSKVETDFSESAMLLRFTKAFEKVMDWSPDFNNNKAT
- a CDS encoding glycosyltransferase family 2 protein; translated protein: MSEPLVSVIIPVYNRQKTIARAIDSVLNQSYKNTEIIVVDDGSIDLTEEVVKNLYRNILYIKKNNGGPASARNIGLKNASGDYIAYLDSDDTWPKDKLLTYIETAKKFRGKNFLIFSDHYRIDKSKKISKHSEYYSNIHDYIYDRMTPLSNPLEKLNLILEPYTFYPSTFMLSKEAHKKLKWRTTPKFNEDLFFVLDASRVCDFIYIDRPLMNYYCTEDSISDSIGESSTGWSELEFEILNTFRKEYMLEVEEEKIIIEKLYKLKRSLFMANLFSLKPVSAIKYGFYLIINRVTYKRFLYKFIK
- a CDS encoding glycosyltransferase family 2 protein, with protein sequence MPFFSVVVPTYNRSEMARDAVQSVLNQDFSDFELIVVDDGSSDNTADIMTSLSNKLHYHRQINGGVASARNAGISLSSGQYICYLDSDDLWPKNKLSTYKLLIDSRQSPAFIFSDFHKHDISLSQPYKVSNTDMFPYILDLANPLGGDHFEISGDHLLELLFRGYPLYPSTFAVRRDVHDHYRWDPGILKSEDFNLVLKISSRYSFTYLHQSLATVRVHGSNKSADFLTKNKINLASMKLYRDLYSPKTKRSLCNHYISQKYFSDGRSYLSQGLKSEGIKSLLHSFKYPENWKRLSQKLISRVQG